One segment of Bacteroides caecimuris DNA contains the following:
- a CDS encoding DUF2284 domain-containing protein — protein sequence MTKEYIIENFTANISVDEYISRFRDEKRFVEFCKQCPNYGNSWGCPPFDFDTGEFLRQYEYAHLMATKIIPVEKNIPIDRTQELIKPERLRIERELLEMEHRYGGRAFAYVGKCLYCPDSECARKCNRPCLHPDKVRPSLEAFGFDMTRTLSELFGIELLWGKDGILPEYLVIVSGLFHNSAENIISHTKRNQDSGNL from the coding sequence ATGACTAAGGAATATATCATAGAGAATTTCACAGCAAATATCAGCGTGGACGAATATATTTCACGCTTCCGGGACGAAAAACGTTTTGTCGAATTTTGCAAACAATGCCCCAACTACGGTAATAGTTGGGGATGCCCGCCGTTCGATTTCGATACCGGAGAATTTCTGCGCCAATATGAATATGCCCACCTGATGGCCACGAAAATAATTCCGGTCGAGAAAAATATTCCGATAGACAGAACGCAGGAATTGATTAAACCGGAACGGCTCAGGATAGAAAGGGAATTGCTGGAAATGGAGCACAGATACGGAGGTCGGGCATTCGCCTATGTAGGAAAATGCCTATACTGTCCCGATTCCGAATGCGCCCGCAAATGCAACCGTCCTTGCCTGCATCCGGACAAAGTACGTCCCTCGCTTGAAGCATTCGGGTTCGATATGACACGAACACTCTCGGAACTTTTCGGGATAGAGCTGCTTTGGGGAAAGGATGGTATTCTACCGGAATATCTTGTGATTGTAAGCGGATTATTTCATAATTCGGCAGAAAATATTATCAGTCATACGAAGCGTAATCAGGATTCAGGAAACCTATAA
- the mobV gene encoding MobV family relaxase, protein MADQKQVLDMQVSKGITAAQSNEHLRDRSERAEKYAMNKGNYDPTRKHLNFEIAPGGKVRPIDTSRNIPERMADILERRGIKDPNEGLAEPKYRTVVNFIFGGSRKRMHELAFGTQNVDFDEGANNTRIKRMSDIERWAKDVYSFVSGKYGEQNIAAFIVHLDELNPHVHCTLLPIKDGRFAYKEIFAGKDKFEYSARMKQLHTDFFAEVNTRWGMSRGTSISETGARHRTTEEYRRMLSEECTTIEENIDRHQKVLATLQSDIRLAERRVKGLTTMVDNLEKSKAEKEALLSAAEQDLKANKGDAEQLAAQVKSLEKELAGINRQLADKQEKLQTADRQLAELKENMDAIEERTGELKEEAYKYSHDIHSKVDTLLKDVLLENVVGEYRNVSAQMDVAERQLFDGSLVQSIAEQGTDVMHCATMLFLGMVDDATTFAETRGGGGGGSDLKWGRDEDEDNRAWALRCMRMASRMMRPAIGKKPKR, encoded by the coding sequence ATGGCAGATCAAAAACAGGTACTTGATATGCAGGTGTCGAAAGGCATCACCGCAGCCCAAAGCAACGAACATTTGCGTGACCGCAGTGAAAGGGCGGAAAAGTACGCTATGAATAAGGGGAATTACGACCCCACACGCAAACACCTGAACTTCGAGATTGCGCCCGGAGGCAAGGTACGTCCCATTGACACGAGCCGCAACATTCCCGAACGGATGGCGGACATATTGGAGAGGCGTGGAATCAAAGACCCCAACGAAGGACTGGCAGAACCGAAGTACCGCACGGTGGTGAACTTCATTTTCGGCGGTTCCCGTAAGCGGATGCACGAACTCGCGTTCGGCACGCAGAACGTGGATTTTGATGAAGGTGCGAACAATACCCGTATCAAAAGAATGAGCGATATTGAACGCTGGGCGAAAGACGTCTATTCATTCGTGAGTGGCAAATATGGCGAGCAGAACATCGCCGCATTCATCGTACACCTTGACGAATTGAACCCTCATGTGCATTGTACTTTGTTGCCAATCAAAGACGGCCGCTTTGCGTACAAGGAAATATTCGCCGGAAAGGACAAGTTTGAATACAGCGCAAGGATGAAACAGCTTCATACCGACTTTTTCGCCGAAGTCAATACAAGGTGGGGAATGTCGAGAGGAACAAGCATATCCGAAACAGGCGCACGGCACAGGACTACCGAAGAATACCGCCGTATGCTATCGGAAGAATGTACGACCATCGAGGAAAATATAGACCGCCACCAAAAGGTGCTGGCAACCCTTCAATCGGACATCCGTCTGGCAGAGCGCAGGGTCAAGGGGCTTACGACAATGGTCGATAACCTTGAGAAGTCGAAAGCCGAAAAAGAGGCTCTGCTATCGGCAGCCGAACAGGATTTGAAAGCGAACAAGGGCGATGCGGAACAATTAGCCGCACAAGTTAAAAGTCTGGAGAAAGAGCTGGCAGGCATCAACAGGCAACTGGCAGACAAGCAGGAGAAGTTACAGACGGCTGACCGGCAGCTTGCCGAGCTGAAAGAGAACATGGATGCCATTGAGGAACGTACCGGGGAACTCAAGGAGGAAGCCTACAAATACTCCCATGATATACATTCCAAAGTGGACACGTTGCTCAAGGATGTCCTGCTGGAAAATGTGGTCGGCGAGTATAGGAACGTATCGGCACAGATGGACGTGGCGGAACGGCAACTGTTCGACGGCTCGCTCGTCCAGTCCATAGCGGAACAAGGTACAGACGTGATGCACTGCGCGACGATGCTGTTTCTCGGTATGGTCGATGATGCCACCACTTTTGCCGAAACTCGTGGCGGCGGAGGTGGCGGCAGCGACCTGAAATGGGGGCGCGACGAGGACGAGGACAACCGTGCATGGGCACTCCGCTGCATGAGGATGGCGAGCCGCATGATGCGTCCGGCCATTGGCAAAAAACCTAAACGGTAA
- a CDS encoding recombinase family protein produces MAKVGYIFEANSYDAFDADKEWMRQYGCVQVVEESVGHETLRPRWKQLMSNLERGDELVMSKFSNAVRGLRELSALIELCRIKVVRIISIHDKIDTDNKLFPDTTPAEVLAMFGALPEEVAVLRKSSDKIIRLQQSISIPISKKSMSKTERDKKIVDMYNNGYSIRDIWKESGVQSKSTVYSILNKYKVQLNRTPGRVPGIRK; encoded by the coding sequence ATGGCAAAAGTCGGTTATATATTCGAGGCTAATTCCTACGATGCGTTTGATGCGGATAAGGAATGGATGCGCCAATATGGGTGTGTACAGGTGGTTGAAGAATCGGTCGGACACGAGACGCTTAGGCCGAGATGGAAACAACTGATGTCGAATCTTGAAAGAGGAGACGAATTGGTGATGTCAAAATTCAGCAATGCCGTTCGTGGTTTACGGGAACTATCGGCATTGATTGAGCTATGCCGCATCAAGGTCGTGCGTATTATCTCCATTCACGATAAAATTGACACCGACAACAAATTGTTTCCGGACACGACACCGGCGGAAGTATTGGCCATGTTCGGGGCATTACCGGAGGAAGTGGCTGTTTTGCGGAAGTCGTCGGATAAAATTATACGCCTGCAGCAGAGTATCAGTATTCCGATTTCCAAAAAAAGTATGAGTAAAACTGAACGGGACAAAAAAATCGTGGATATGTATAACAATGGGTATTCAATCCGTGATATTTGGAAAGAAAGCGGTGTCCAAAGTAAAAGCACCGTGTACAGCATTCTCAATAAATACAAGGTTCAGCTTAACCGAACACCGGGACGAGTGCCGGGCATCCGGAAATAG
- a CDS encoding OmpA family protein — protein MTKQIFFILAVLCTLQAQASVRPIQVDTVQHTPYYDVSEKLQPIQPVYLDGVVLPATRTGNWFVSITGGTSAFLGTPLGCEDLFGRLKPSYSFAVGKWFTPFVGARINYSGVQFKDGTLSNQDYHHIHADLLWNVLGRRYARQEQVRWNLAPFAGVGLLHNASNGNNPFAVSYGVQGEYRISKRVSAMLELSGTTTFQDFDGYGRPNRLGDHMVSLTAGFTFHLGKVGWKRAVDATSYIRQNEWLVDHANILSGENKRYKDWYDRNRRTVAELKKILEIEGLLDKYGHLVNDDETDRRQGYPRNNYSGLNSLRARLKNRHWDGISPLDSASIGYGNNGDDAEKPGIIVSERTELIQAGNCIGSPVYFFFNLNTAHLTDASQMLNLDELARVAKKYGLSLRVTGAADSSTGTPVLNGSLSTSRADYIVAELKKRGIPIERIVKVSRGGIADHVPVEVNRHTKVELFF, from the coding sequence ATGACGAAACAAATCTTTTTTATATTGGCCGTGCTTTGCACGTTGCAGGCACAGGCAAGTGTACGACCCATACAGGTGGATACTGTACAACATACACCGTACTATGATGTCTCGGAGAAACTACAACCGATACAGCCCGTCTATCTTGATGGAGTGGTACTTCCGGCAACTCGGACTGGCAACTGGTTTGTCAGCATTACCGGGGGTACGTCCGCCTTTCTCGGCACACCTCTCGGCTGCGAAGACCTCTTCGGACGCTTGAAACCCTCGTACAGTTTCGCAGTCGGAAAATGGTTCACTCCGTTCGTCGGCGCACGTATCAATTACAGCGGTGTGCAGTTCAAAGATGGCACATTGTCCAATCAGGACTACCATCATATCCATGCGGATCTGCTGTGGAATGTCCTTGGCCGCAGATATGCCCGGCAAGAACAGGTACGCTGGAATCTTGCTCCTTTTGCCGGTGTCGGCCTGTTGCACAATGCCTCTAACGGGAATAATCCCTTTGCTGTTTCGTATGGCGTACAGGGAGAATATCGGATTTCCAAACGAGTAAGTGCCATGTTGGAACTCTCCGGCACGACCACCTTTCAGGACTTCGATGGTTACGGACGCCCGAACCGCCTCGGCGACCACATGGTATCGCTGACCGCCGGTTTCACGTTTCATCTCGGAAAGGTCGGTTGGAAACGCGCGGTTGATGCGACATCTTACATTCGTCAGAATGAGTGGCTCGTGGATCATGCCAATATCTTATCCGGAGAAAACAAGCGTTATAAAGACTGGTACGACCGCAACCGACGGACGGTCGCAGAATTGAAGAAAATTCTGGAAATAGAAGGATTGCTTGACAAGTACGGTCATCTGGTTAATGACGATGAGACCGACCGCCGTCAAGGTTATCCCAGAAATAATTACAGCGGATTGAACTCACTACGGGCAAGATTGAAAAACCGGCATTGGGATGGAATCTCGCCGCTTGATTCTGCAAGTATTGGATATGGCAACAACGGAGATGATGCCGAGAAACCGGGCATAATCGTCTCTGAAAGGACGGAACTCATACAAGCCGGGAATTGCATCGGGTCGCCTGTCTATTTCTTTTTTAACCTCAATACGGCGCACCTGACGGATGCTTCCCAAATGCTTAACCTTGATGAACTGGCTCGCGTGGCCAAGAAATACGGATTATCCTTGAGAGTAACCGGTGCGGCCGACAGTTCGACTGGAACTCCTGTGCTTAATGGTTCATTAAGTACATCGAGAGCGGATTATATCGTTGCAGAATTGAAAAAGCGTGGCATACCGATCGAACGCATCGTCAAGGTAAGCAGAGGCGGCATAGCCGACCATGTACCGGTCGAAGTCAACAGGCATACGAAAGTAGAGTTGTTCTTTTAG
- a CDS encoding single-stranded DNA-binding protein codes for MKKIENNFVVTGFVGKDAEIRQFTNASVARFPLAVSRLENNGEESKRVSAFMNFEAWRKNENTGSFDQLTKGTMLTVEGYFKPEEWSDQSGVKHNRIVMVAVKFYPPVEKEETPEKPAKPAKKGKK; via the coding sequence ATGAAAAAGATTGAAAACAATTTCGTAGTAACCGGTTTCGTAGGAAAGGATGCAGAAATCCGTCAGTTCACCAACGCAAGTGTAGCACGTTTCCCTCTGGCAGTAAGCCGATTGGAGAATAATGGCGAGGAATCCAAACGCGTTTCCGCCTTTATGAATTTTGAGGCGTGGCGTAAAAACGAGAACACCGGGTCGTTCGACCAACTGACCAAGGGTACGATGCTGACCGTCGAGGGGTATTTCAAGCCCGAAGAATGGAGCGACCAAAGCGGTGTGAAACACAACCGTATCGTGATGGTCGCCGTCAAGTTCTATCCGCCCGTCGAGAAGGAGGAAACTCCTGAAAAGCCGGCCAAACCAGCGAAAAAAGGCAAGAAATAA
- a CDS encoding IbrB-like domain-containing protein, which translates to MSVDKSPVYEVKAVPVEKVHANDYNPNVVAPPEMKLLELSIWEDGFTMPCVCYYNKEEDNYILVDGYHRYTVLKTSQRIYKRENGLLPVVVIDKDLSNRMSSTIRHNRARGMHNIELMCNIVAELDRAGMSDQWIMKNIGMDRDELLRLKQISGLADLFANREFSIPDEVAPTETERKVL; encoded by the coding sequence ATGAGTGTAGATAAAAGCCCTGTTTACGAGGTAAAAGCGGTGCCCGTAGAGAAAGTACATGCAAACGATTATAATCCGAATGTCGTAGCACCGCCTGAAATGAAGTTGCTCGAACTTTCCATTTGGGAAGATGGCTTTACGATGCCATGTGTGTGTTATTACAACAAAGAAGAAGATAACTATATTCTGGTGGACGGTTATCACCGTTATACTGTACTGAAAACGTCGCAACGTATCTATAAACGCGAGAACGGACTGCTTCCGGTTGTAGTGATAGATAAAGACTTGTCGAACCGTATGAGCTCGACGATACGGCACAATCGTGCCCGTGGGATGCACAACATTGAATTGATGTGTAATATTGTAGCGGAACTCGATAGGGCAGGTATGTCCGACCAGTGGATTATGAAAAATATCGGTATGGACCGTGACGAATTGTTACGTCTGAAACAAATTTCGGGTTTGGCGGATCTCTTTGCCAACCGGGAATTCAGCATTCCTGACGAAGTTGCGCCTACAGAAACAGAACGCAAGGTGTTATAA
- a CDS encoding PD-(D/E)XK nuclease family protein: MQTFLQLVAHDLYSKIGNDLSRTVLVFPNKRANLFFNGYLAGESDQPIWAPAAMSISDLFQKLSVQKTGDPIRLVCELYKVFKEETQSQETLDDFYFWGELLISDFDDVDKNMVDADKLFSNLQGLKNLMDNYDFLDKEQEEAIRQFFQNFSIERRTELKEKFISLWDKLGSIYHRYQENLTELGIAYEGMLYRNVIEQLDTERLKYDKYIFVGFNVLNKVEHQFFKLLQDADKAMFYWDYDIFYTQQIKKHEAGEFLKRNLQDFPNELPDSYFDSFKTPKNIRYISASTENAQARFLPEWIRTTFSNSECEEKENAVVLCNEALLLPVLHSIPQEVKNVNITMGFPLAQTPVYSFINAAMELQTNGYRSDTGRFTYEAVSAILKHPYTQQLSTHADSLENELTKTNRFYPLPSELKQDDFLANLFTPRSGIKDLCDYLVGLIKDISILYRKEGEYNDIFNQLYRESLFQSHLKINRLYSLIESGELNVRTDTLKRLISKVLTASNIPFHGEPAIGMQVMGVLETRNLDFRNLVMLSLNEGQLPKSGGESSFIPYNLRKAFGMTTIEHKNAVYAYYFYRLIQRAENITLLYNTSSDGLNRGEESRFMLQLLVEGPHEITREYLEAGQSPQSNQEIQIEKTPEVLRRIYCAYDSTNPKSVILSPSALNAYLDCRLRFYYRYVAGLKTPDEVSAEIDSALFGTIFHLSAQLVYTELTANGNMIQKEDLERLLRDEVKLQSYVDRAFKKELFKVAPEEKPEYNGVQLINSKVILSYLKQLLRNDLQYTPFEMVAMEKKVSEEMTIQTGQGPFTLRLGGTIDRMDAKEGTLRIVDYKTGGSPKTPANIEQLFTPSETRPNYIFQTFLYAAIMSRKQSLMVAPALLYIHRAASESYSPVIEMGEPRKPKIPVNNFAFFEDEFRERLQALLEEVFDEKEAFTQTKDIKKCSYCDFKAICKR; the protein is encoded by the coding sequence ATGCAAACATTTCTCCAACTAGTCGCTCACGATTTATATTCCAAAATAGGCAACGACCTGTCACGTACGGTACTCGTTTTCCCGAACAAGCGCGCCAACCTGTTTTTCAACGGATACTTGGCAGGAGAATCCGACCAACCAATTTGGGCTCCCGCTGCAATGAGTATCAGCGACCTGTTTCAGAAACTATCCGTACAGAAAACCGGTGACCCTATCCGATTAGTTTGCGAACTTTATAAAGTGTTCAAGGAAGAAACACAAAGCCAGGAGACATTGGATGATTTCTATTTTTGGGGAGAACTGCTTATCAGCGACTTCGATGATGTAGATAAGAACATGGTAGATGCAGACAAACTCTTCAGCAATCTGCAAGGCTTGAAGAACCTGATGGATAACTATGACTTTCTGGACAAAGAGCAGGAAGAGGCTATCCGGCAATTCTTCCAGAATTTCTCTATCGAACGCCGGACGGAACTTAAGGAGAAATTTATTTCCCTTTGGGACAAACTAGGCTCTATTTATCATCGCTACCAGGAGAACCTTACAGAGCTAGGCATTGCCTACGAAGGTATGCTCTACCGGAATGTCATCGAGCAGCTTGATACTGAACGGCTCAAGTATGACAAATATATATTCGTCGGTTTTAATGTACTGAATAAAGTAGAACACCAATTCTTCAAACTGCTGCAAGACGCAGATAAAGCCATGTTCTATTGGGATTATGATATATTCTATACCCAACAAATCAAGAAGCATGAAGCCGGAGAATTCCTTAAACGTAACTTACAGGATTTCCCGAACGAGCTTCCGGATAGTTATTTCGACTCTTTCAAAACGCCCAAAAATATACGCTACATTTCCGCTTCTACCGAAAATGCACAAGCGCGCTTCCTTCCCGAATGGATACGTACAACCTTCTCTAACAGTGAATGTGAAGAAAAAGAAAATGCAGTAGTACTCTGTAACGAAGCACTGTTGCTTCCTGTACTCCACTCCATTCCGCAAGAAGTGAAGAACGTCAATATCACTATGGGATTCCCATTGGCACAAACTCCCGTATACAGCTTTATCAACGCAGCAATGGAATTGCAGACCAATGGTTATCGTAGCGATACCGGACGATTTACCTACGAAGCAGTATCGGCTATATTGAAACATCCCTACACTCAACAACTGTCCACTCATGCCGATTCACTGGAAAATGAACTGACAAAGACAAACCGCTTCTATCCGCTCCCTTCGGAATTAAAACAAGATGACTTCCTAGCCAATCTCTTCACTCCCCGCAGCGGCATCAAGGACTTATGCGACTACCTTGTCGGACTAATCAAAGATATCTCCATCCTGTACCGCAAAGAAGGAGAATACAATGACATTTTCAATCAACTTTATAGAGAATCCCTATTCCAGAGCCATCTTAAAATCAACCGTCTCTATAGCTTGATTGAAAGTGGAGAACTGAACGTTCGTACCGACACACTAAAAAGGCTGATTAGCAAAGTACTGACTGCCTCTAATATCCCTTTCCACGGTGAGCCTGCCATCGGAATGCAAGTGATGGGCGTATTGGAAACGCGTAATCTTGACTTCCGCAACCTTGTGATGCTATCTCTCAATGAAGGCCAACTGCCCAAATCCGGCGGAGAATCCTCATTCATCCCATACAATCTTCGAAAGGCTTTCGGCATGACGACCATCGAACACAAAAATGCGGTTTACGCCTACTACTTCTACCGCCTGATACAACGGGCAGAGAATATCACTTTACTCTACAACACCTCTTCAGATGGCTTGAATCGTGGAGAAGAATCCCGTTTCATGCTACAATTGCTAGTGGAAGGGCCTCACGAAATCACCCGCGAATATCTGGAAGCCGGACAATCTCCGCAAAGCAATCAAGAGATACAAATCGAGAAGACACCGGAAGTATTAAGACGAATTTACTGTGCTTACGACAGTACTAACCCGAAATCCGTCATTCTTTCCCCTTCCGCCCTTAACGCATACCTCGATTGCCGGTTGAGATTTTACTACCGGTATGTGGCAGGACTAAAGACTCCTGATGAAGTCAGCGCAGAAATCGACTCCGCTCTGTTCGGAACGATTTTCCATCTCTCCGCCCAATTGGTATATACTGAGCTGACAGCCAACGGAAATATGATACAGAAAGAAGACTTGGAACGCTTGCTCCGTGATGAGGTCAAACTGCAAAGCTATGTTGACCGGGCATTCAAGAAAGAACTATTCAAGGTAGCTCCTGAAGAAAAACCCGAATACAATGGCGTGCAACTTATCAACTCCAAAGTCATTCTCTCCTATCTGAAACAATTGCTCCGCAACGACCTTCAATATACTCCTTTTGAGATGGTTGCCATGGAAAAGAAGGTTTCAGAAGAGATGACCATACAGACCGGACAAGGCCCGTTCACTCTCCGCCTGGGTGGAACAATAGACCGCATGGACGCTAAGGAAGGAACTTTAAGAATCGTTGATTACAAAACCGGCGGAAGCCCCAAAACACCAGCCAATATAGAGCAGTTGTTTACCCCTTCGGAAACACGCCCGAATTATATCTTCCAGACATTTCTCTATGCTGCCATTATGAGCCGGAAACAATCGCTGATGGTAGCTCCTGCCCTACTCTATATCCACCGCGCAGCATCGGAAAGTTATTCGCCCGTTATTGAAATGGGAGAACCCCGCAAACCGAAAATACCGGTAAACAACTTCGCCTTTTTTGAGGACGAATTCCGCGAACGCCTGCAAGCACTATTAGAAGAGGTTTTCGATGAGAAAGAAGCTTTTACGCAAACGAAAGATATAAAGAAATGTTCGTACTGCGACTTTAAGGCAATCTGTAAACGATAA
- a CDS encoding DUF3440 domain-containing protein translates to MGKKKATGTKNVYELAQERLKVIFNEFDNIYVSFSGGKDSGVLLNMCIDYIRKNNLKRRIGVFHMDYEIQYKMTIDYVDRILEANKDILDVYRVCIPFRVSTCTSMYQSFWRPWEDSKKNIWVRSMPQKAMTKDDFPFYNTTMWDYEFQMRFAQWIHNKNDAVRTCCLIGIRTQESFNRWRCIYMSRKFQMYHKYKWTSKVGNDIYNAYPIYDWKTTDVWTANGKFQWDYNTLYDLYYRAGVNLERQRVASPFINEAQESLQLYRVLDPNTWGKMIGRVNGVNFTGMYGGTHAMGWQSVKLPEGYTWREFMYFLLSTLPERARKNYLRKLSVSVNFWRTKGGCLSEATIKKLIDAKVPIIVMDNSNYKTLKKPVRMEYQDDIDIPEFREIPTYKRMCICIIKNDHACKYMGFSPTKEEMSKRSQIMEQYRIIVS, encoded by the coding sequence ATGGGCAAAAAGAAGGCTACGGGCACAAAAAATGTATATGAACTGGCACAAGAGCGACTAAAGGTTATATTTAATGAGTTTGATAATATCTATGTATCTTTCTCCGGTGGCAAGGATAGTGGAGTATTGTTGAACATGTGCATTGACTATATCCGGAAGAATAACTTGAAAAGACGTATCGGAGTCTTTCATATGGATTACGAAATTCAATATAAGATGACCATTGATTATGTAGACCGGATTCTGGAAGCTAATAAGGATATTCTGGATGTGTACCGTGTGTGTATTCCTTTCCGCGTATCTACATGTACATCTATGTACCAATCATTCTGGCGTCCTTGGGAAGACAGCAAGAAGAATATATGGGTGCGCTCCATGCCCCAAAAGGCAATGACCAAGGATGACTTTCCTTTTTATAACACAACAATGTGGGATTATGAGTTTCAGATGCGATTTGCGCAATGGATACATAATAAGAACGACGCAGTGCGGACTTGCTGCCTGATTGGGATTCGCACGCAGGAAAGTTTCAACCGGTGGCGGTGCATCTACATGAGCCGTAAGTTTCAAATGTATCATAAGTACAAGTGGACATCAAAAGTGGGGAACGACATTTATAATGCCTATCCTATCTACGACTGGAAAACAACGGATGTATGGACGGCCAACGGAAAGTTCCAATGGGATTATAATACGCTGTATGACCTTTATTATCGTGCGGGTGTCAATCTGGAACGGCAACGTGTGGCGAGTCCCTTTATTAACGAAGCTCAGGAGAGCCTTCAGCTCTATCGCGTGCTCGATCCCAATACATGGGGCAAGATGATAGGACGGGTGAACGGTGTCAACTTTACCGGAATGTATGGCGGCACTCATGCCATGGGATGGCAATCGGTGAAACTGCCTGAAGGGTATACATGGCGTGAGTTTATGTACTTCCTGTTGTCTACCCTGCCGGAACGGGCACGGAAGAATTATCTTCGGAAGTTGTCGGTGAGCGTAAATTTCTGGCGGACGAAAGGGGGCTGTCTGAGTGAAGCCACCATCAAGAAACTGATTGATGCCAAAGTGCCGATTATTGTCATGGACAACAGTAACTATAAGACGTTGAAGAAGCCGGTGCGCATGGAATACCAGGATGATATTGATATACCGGAGTTTAGGGAGATACCTACCTATAAGCGAATGTGCATCTGTATCATCAAGAACGACCATGCCTGCAAGTATATGGGATTCTCGCCGACGAAGGAAGAGATGAGTAAGAGAAGTCAAATAATGGAACAATATAGAATCATAGTATCATGA
- a CDS encoding HU family DNA-binding protein: protein MKNNMTKAEIVAQISRQSGIEKTVVMTVIESFMENVKESMVAGNEVFLRGFGSFIIKRRAEKTARNISKNTTIKIPAHNIPAFKPAKAFLNAVKENK from the coding sequence ATCAAGAACAATATGACAAAAGCGGAAATTGTCGCTCAGATCTCACGGCAGAGCGGAATAGAGAAAACGGTGGTGATGACTGTGATAGAATCATTCATGGAAAATGTAAAAGAGTCGATGGTTGCGGGAAACGAGGTGTTCTTGCGCGGGTTCGGTAGCTTTATCATCAAACGGAGAGCTGAAAAGACGGCCCGGAACATTTCGAAGAATACGACAATTAAAATTCCCGCTCACAATATCCCTGCATTCAAACCTGCCAAAGCATTTCTGAATGCGGTAAAAGAGAACAAGTAG